The DNA window AGGGAACGCAAGCAAAGCTTTTAGAAAAAGTTTTGAATTTAAAGCATGTTTCGATGGGCGATATTTTAAGAGAAGAAATGAAGAACTGCACGCCTCTCGGACAAGAAGTAAAAAGTTTTGTTGAGAGTGGTGGTCTTGTTCCAGATGATGTTGTCACGCGCATTATTGAAAATCGGTTAAAAGATAAAACATTTGCACCAAATGGATATCTTTTGGATGGATTTCCAAGAACAAAGCAGCAGGCTCAAGATTTAGATGCAATTGTTGAAAGTTTGTGTCAGCCGATTGATTATGTTGTTTGCATGGAAGTTGATAGCGAAATTGTCATTCAACGATTAACAGGCCGTCGGGTTTGCAGAAGTTGTGGAGCTCTTTATCATACTGTTAATATGCCATCTAAAAAAGAGGGTGTTTGTGATTCTTGTGATGGTGAATTATATCAGCGAGTGGATGACAATGAAGAAACAATTCGTAAGAGAATTAATGTTTATTTAGAAAATACTGCACCAATTGTTGAATATTATCAAGCGAAGGGAATTCTTTTAAAGGCAGATGGAAACCAAGAGGCAAATCGCTTGAAGGATTATTTGTTAGAAATATTTAAAAAAGACGGAAAAATTGATACTTTTAAAATCAAAGCAGGAAATTGAAAAAATGCGCAGAGCCGGCAAGGCTCTTGCTTCTGTTATTCAAGATTTAAAAAGTTCTTTGAAAGTGGGGATGACAACCCTTGAGATAGATAAGATCGCTGAGCAATTAATTGACCGAAAAAAAGCAGCGCCAGCGTTTAAGGGCTATCGTGGTTTTCCGGCAACGGCATGTATTTCTGTTAACGAAGAAATTGTTCATGGGATTCCAAGCAATCGGGTTGTTAAAGATGGTGACATTGTGAGCATTGATATGGGACTTGTTTTAGATGGATGGTTTTCTGATTCTGCATTTACAATTGGATTTGGGGATTTAGACGAAATAAAACAAAAGCTTATTGATGTAACCGAACAATCTTTATATAAGGGAATCGAGCAGGCTAAAGCAAGAAATTATCTCTCTGATATTGGATTTGCGATTCAAAGTTTTGTAGAACCTTTTGGATTTTCCGTTGTTCGAGATTTTGTTGGCCATGGCATTGGAAGGTCTTTGCATGAAGAGCCAGAGGTTCCTAATTTTGGTTTACCGAGATCTGGTCCCACTTTGCAGGAAGGAATGGTTTTTGCAATTGAACCAATGATCAATTTAGGCACATACAGGACAAAGATTTTAGATGATAAATGGACGGTTGTAACGCTTGACAAGAAACCATCAGCTCATTTTGAACACACAGTTGTTGTTACAGCCAATGGCCCAGAAATATTAACGAAAATAAATGGCTAAAGAAGAACTAATAGAGGTTGAAGGAATCATCAAAGAGGCGCTGCCGAATGCTATGTTTCAGGTAGAGCTTGAAAACGGGCATAAGGTGTTGGCTCATATTTCAGGAAAAATGCGAGTGCATTTTATTCGTTTGCTTCCAGGAGATAAGGTGAAAGTTGAGCTTTCTCCGTATGATCTAACAAGAGGACGAATTACCTATAGGGAAAAATAAAATGAAAGTAAAATCTTCTGTTAAAAGAATTTGTAATAATTGCAAAGTCGTTCGACGCAAGAACGTTGTTAGAGTTATTTGTACAAATCCAAAACATAAACAAAGACAAGGATAAGTTATGCCAAGAATTTTAGGTGTTGATCTTCCAAAAGAAAAGCGAATTGAAGCGGCATTGCCGTATCTTTATGGGGTTGGGCCAAAGAATTGCTTAAAGATTTTAGAACAAGCCCAAATTGATAAGAATAGAAGAGCTAAAGATTTAACGGAAGAAGAAGTTTCGAGAATTACGCTGATTATTCAGAAAGATTATCGAATTGAAGGTGATTTGCGAAGAGACGTGGCGCAAAATATCCGACGGTTAATTGATATTGGTTCTTATAGAGGACTCCGCCATAAAAGGGGGCTACCTGCGCGAGGGCAAAGAACAAAAACAAATGCAAGAACTCGCAAAGGGAAAAAGAAAGTCATGATGTCAATGCCTTCTAAAAAATAAAAGGAGAAAAGATGGCGAAACTACCGATAAAGAAAAAAGATAAAGCAAAAAAGAAAGCACTTAAGGGCGTTAGTAGCGGTGCTGTTCATATTAAAGCTAGTTTTAATAATACAATCGTTGCTATCACCGATATGCAGGGCAACGTAATTGTTTCTTCAAGCCCGGGTCATGTTGGATTTAAAGGGTCAAAAAAGTCAACGCCGTTTGCTGCTCAAATCGCTGCGTCTAATGCTGCTAAAAAAGCGAAAGAGCTTGGCATTGAAACTGTTGAAGTTTATGTTAAAGGTCCTGGAGCTGGACGCGAATCTGCGATTCGAGCTGTTTCAGCGGCAGGATTGAAAATAACAATAATTCGCGATGTTACGCCTGTGCCGCACAATGGATGTCGGCCACGTAAAAAACGTAGAGTTTAAAAAGGGAGTTATTAATAATGGCAAGAGATTTAGAGGCTAGTTGCCGAAAGTGTCGACGAGAAGGAGAAAAGCTATTCTTAAAAGGAGCTCGCTGCCATACTCATCGATGTGCAGTTGCTCGACGAGAATATCCGCCTGGTCAACATGGGCAAAGACGCACTAAAATGTCAAATTTTGGTTTACAGCTTAGAGAAAAGCAAAAGACCAAAAGAATATATGGTATTTTAGAGAAACAATTTAGAGGGTATTTTGAGAAGGCTGCTAAAACCAAAGGTGTTACAGGCCATATTTTACTTCAATTTCTAGAAAGACGTCTTGATAATGTTGTTTATCGTATGGGGTTTGCAGCGTCTCGAAAACAGGCGCGTCAAATTGTAAATCATGCCTATACTCATGTGAATGGTAAAAGAGTCAATATTCCTTCTTTCTTGATTAAAAAGGGAGATGAAGTTGAGCTATGTTTTAAGAAAAAAGGTGAGAAGCTTGTACGAGAAAATATCGAGACATCCAAGGTTCGCGCTGTTCCTGCTTGGGTGAGTGTTGAAGACCAAAAGGTTAAAGGGAAGGTGTTGCGATTGCCGGAACGTGAAGACATTGAGTTTCCGATCAACGAACAGTTAATCGTCGAGCTTTATTCTCGATAATTTATTTAGATTATTTAATATAATGTAGGAGGAATACATGGGTGTCAAGTGGAGAGATTTCCAAATGCCAAAACGGCTAGAGTGTGATGAATCAAGCTATACCGATACATATGGTAAGTTTATCGCTGAGCCATTTGAAAGAGGGTATGGAGTTACTTTAGGTAATTCACTTCGAAGAATTTTATTGTCCTCTTTAGAAGGCAGTGCTGTTACTTCGATTCGCATTGATGGCGTTCAGCATGAATTTTCAACAATTCCGGGCGTTTTAGAGTCAGTTGTTGATATTATTCTTAATATTAAGCAGCTTATTCTTCGGTCGCATTCTAAGGTTGCTAAAACAATTTATATTAAAGTTGATAAAAAGGGTGAGGTTCGCGCTAAGGATATTATTTGTGATGAAACTGTTGAAGTATTGAATCCAGAGTTGCTTATTTTAACATTAACGCAGGATGTAAAATTCAGTATGGAGATGGAAGTTTCTCGTGGACGCGGATATGTTCCTTCTGATGCTAACAAAAAAGCAGATGCTGCTGTTGGGACGATTGCTGTTGATTCAATTTTTACACCAATTGTAAAGGTCAATTTTCTTGTTGAAAATACTCGTGTTGGACAAAAAACAGATTATGATAAATTGATTTTAGAAATTGTTACGAATGGCGGCGTTAATCCAAAAGAAGCGTTGCTTTATGGTGCAAATATTTTACAAAGACATCTAGATGTCTTTGTTAGTTACGGTCAGCTTCCTGAAGAAGAGGAGGAAGAGGAAGAGGTTTCTGCAGAGGAAAAAGTACTTTACGAAAAATTACGTCTTCCGATTTCTGAGTTAGAGCTTTCTGTTAGAAGTTCAAATTGTTTGCGAGAGTCAAACATTAAGACGATTGCGGACTTAGTTCGCAGAACTGAATCGGAACTTTTAGGATTTCGAAATTTTGGTAAGAAATCGCTAACAGAAATCGGTGAAATTCTAAAGGCTATGGGCTTAGACCTTGGCATAAAGATTGACTTGAAGAAATTGAGACAAAAAGACTAAAAATAAAAGGGCCATATGAGACACGGTAAATCAGGAAAAACATTCGGACGAAACTCTGCCTTGCGTAAAGCAACGGTTAGAGATATTGCAAAGGCAACGTTGCTCAAAGGAAGAATACAGACAACTCTTGTTAAAGCTAAAGAATCTCGAAAGCTTGTCGATAAGCTTATTACATTTGGAAAAAAAGGAACATTAGCAGCAAAACGAAACGCATATGCCATTTTATGTAATCATCGATTGGTAAGCAAATTATTTGATGAGATTGCACCTCTTTTTAAGAATCGGCAAGGTGGCTACACGCGTGTTATTCGTCTTGCGAAAAATAGACGAGGCGATAATGCGACGGTTGCAATTTTAGAGCTTACTGAAAAAGCAGAAGTTATTTCTGAAAAGAAAGAAAAACCTAAAGGCAAAGGTATCAAGGTAGAAAAAGACGATCATTCGAAGGTTGAAAAAACAACTTCTTTAAAAGGTGCTGAGAAAGAAAAGCCTGCAAAAAAGAAAGCAGAGAACAGCAAGCCTTCTGATAAAGTCAAAGAAAAGTCTTCTACAAAAGTTGCTAGGGGAATTAAGAAAATCTTCAGAAAAGATACTGAAAAGTAAAGGATATTTTGTTATGCCTGTTTCTCGAAGAGCAAAGAGCGTTGAAGGGTCATCAACATTGGCTATTACTGCTCGAGCAAAAGAGCTTAAAGCTCAAGGGCATGATGTTGTTAATTTCGCTGCTGGTGAGCCTGATTTTGATACACCAGATTTTATTAAAAATGCAGCTATTGAAGCCATTAAAAATGGATTTACAAAATACACTCCTAGCATTGGCACTCTTGATTTAAGAAAAGCGATTGCCAAGAAATTCAAAATAGATAATAATATTTCTTATGATCCTGTAACACAGATTGTTGTTTCTTGTGGTGCAAAACATTGCTTGTATAATTTAATGCAGGCGCTCGTTGAGCAGGGTGATGAGGTTTTGATTCCTTCGCCCTACTGGGTCAGCTATCCTGAAATGGTAAAGTTGGCAGGGGCAACGGCAAAGTTTTTAGAAACATTTTCTGATAATGATTTTAAAATTACGCCAGAACAGTTAGAAGAAAATATTTCTCCAAGCACGAAACTTCTTATTTTAAATTCTCCTTCAAATCCGACGGGGACAGTATATTCTAAAACAGAATTGATGGGGATTGCTGAAGTATGCGTTAAGAGAAATATTTTTGTTGTTAGTGATGAAATTTACGAGAAATTATGTTATACAGATGAACCATATACATCGTTTGCTTCTTTGAATAAAGATATTTATGATTTGACTATAACAGTCAACGGTGTTTCAAAAGCTTATTCAATGACAGGATGGCGTATTGGATATTTTGGGGCATCAAAAGAAATTGTTGAGAATGTCAAGAAGATTCAAGATCACTCAACCTCTAATCCAACATCGATTAGCCAAGTTGCAGCACTCGCAGCTCTGAATGCACCAGCGGCGAGCCTTGATGAAATGAAGAAAGAGTTTATTAAAAGGCGAGATGTAATCTTGAAATGCCTAGATAAGGTTCCTGAAATTAGTTATATTTATCCTAAGGGCGCGTTTTATGTCTTTTGTGATATTAGCAAATTTAAAGAAGATTCTGTTTCAATTGCTAAAGAAGTTTTAGATGTAACAGATGTTGCGTGTATTCCTGGAAAAGGATTTGGAGCGGATCAATATTTAAGATTAAGTTTTGCAACTTCTACTGAGCGTATCGAGGAAGGCATCCGTCGCATTGCGGACTGGGCCAAAAAAAGATAGGAAGGAATTATGGGAAAAGTAACAGATATTCGAGAATTATTGCTTTTAGCGATTGAAAAGAAAGCTTCAGATCTCCATCTTACTGAAGATACTCCGCCTGTTTTGCGCTTAGACGGTGCATTAGTTGTCACAGATATAGATCCACTAGACAAAGACACATTAAAAAAGATGATTTATGGTCTTTTGACAGATGATCAGAAAGAGCAATTCGAAAAGAGGCTTGAGCTTGATTTCTCAATTGCAATTCCTGGGCTTGATCGATTTCGTGCGAATGTACACGTGCAAAGAGGATGTGTTGAAATGGCGCTAAGGCGCATTCCGCTTTTTATTCCAAGTCTTGATGATCTTGGTCTTCCTGATGTTATTCGTGATTTTGCTAAGCGAACGACAGGTCTTGTTTTAGTTACAGGTCCAACTGGTGCAGGAAAGACAACGACTCTTTCTGCGATGATTGATATGATTAACAATGAGCGAGCTAATCTCATTATTTGTATTGAAGATCCTATTGAATATATTCATTATAACAAAATGTCTGTCATTAAGCAGCGAGAAGTCTATAATGATACTCATTCATTTGCTGAAGCATTAAAAAGATGTTTGCGCCAAGATCCTGATGTTATTGTTGTTGGAGAAATGCGAGACCTTGAAACAATTTCAACTGCGCTTACAGCGGCAGAAACAGGTCATCTGGTTTTAGCGACATTGCATACACCGGATGCGCCTCAAACGATTGAGCGTATTATTGACGTATTTCCTCCGCATCAACAAGAACAGGTTAAATTGCAGCTTGCATCTTGTTTAGCAGGTGTTGTTTCGCAAAATTTACTTCCAAGAAAAGATGGAAAAGGACGCATTCTTGCAACTGAAGTTATGGTTGCGACTCCAGGTATCCGACATCT is part of the Candidatus Omnitrophota bacterium genome and encodes:
- a CDS encoding adenylate kinase yields the protein MRLILLGAPGAGKGTQAKLLEKVLNLKHVSMGDILREEMKNCTPLGQEVKSFVESGGLVPDDVVTRIIENRLKDKTFAPNGYLLDGFPRTKQQAQDLDAIVESLCQPIDYVVCMEVDSEIVIQRLTGRRVCRSCGALYHTVNMPSKKEGVCDSCDGELYQRVDDNEETIRKRINVYLENTAPIVEYYQAKGILLKADGNQEANRLKDYLLEIFKKDGKIDTFKIKAGN
- the rpmJ gene encoding 50S ribosomal protein L36; translation: MKVKSSVKRICNNCKVVRRKNVVRVICTNPKHKQRQG
- the map gene encoding type I methionyl aminopeptidase; its protein translation is MILLKSKQEIEKMRRAGKALASVIQDLKSSLKVGMTTLEIDKIAEQLIDRKKAAPAFKGYRGFPATACISVNEEIVHGIPSNRVVKDGDIVSIDMGLVLDGWFSDSAFTIGFGDLDEIKQKLIDVTEQSLYKGIEQAKARNYLSDIGFAIQSFVEPFGFSVVRDFVGHGIGRSLHEEPEVPNFGLPRSGPTLQEGMVFAIEPMINLGTYRTKILDDKWTVVTLDKKPSAHFEHTVVVTANGPEILTKING
- a CDS encoding type IV pilus twitching motility protein PilT, encoding MGKVTDIRELLLLAIEKKASDLHLTEDTPPVLRLDGALVVTDIDPLDKDTLKKMIYGLLTDDQKEQFEKRLELDFSIAIPGLDRFRANVHVQRGCVEMALRRIPLFIPSLDDLGLPDVIRDFAKRTTGLVLVTGPTGAGKTTTLSAMIDMINNERANLIICIEDPIEYIHYNKMSVIKQREVYNDTHSFAEALKRCLRQDPDVIVVGEMRDLETISTALTAAETGHLVLATLHTPDAPQTIERIIDVFPPHQQEQVKLQLASCLAGVVSQNLLPRKDGKGRILATEVMVATPGIRHLIREQAIEQIPTAIQTGQKYGMKTMDKSLQEMCQAGIISYETAIARAKNPEEFNRLAV
- the infA gene encoding translation initiation factor IF-1, giving the protein MAKEELIEVEGIIKEALPNAMFQVELENGHKVLAHISGKMRVHFIRLLPGDKVKVELSPYDLTRGRITYREK
- a CDS encoding pyridoxal phosphate-dependent aminotransferase; this translates as MPVSRRAKSVEGSSTLAITARAKELKAQGHDVVNFAAGEPDFDTPDFIKNAAIEAIKNGFTKYTPSIGTLDLRKAIAKKFKIDNNISYDPVTQIVVSCGAKHCLYNLMQALVEQGDEVLIPSPYWVSYPEMVKLAGATAKFLETFSDNDFKITPEQLEENISPSTKLLILNSPSNPTGTVYSKTELMGIAEVCVKRNIFVVSDEIYEKLCYTDEPYTSFASLNKDIYDLTITVNGVSKAYSMTGWRIGYFGASKEIVENVKKIQDHSTSNPTSISQVAALAALNAPAASLDEMKKEFIKRRDVILKCLDKVPEISYIYPKGAFYVFCDISKFKEDSVSIAKEVLDVTDVACIPGKGFGADQYLRLSFATSTERIEEGIRRIADWAKKR
- the rpsD gene encoding 30S ribosomal protein S4, coding for MARDLEASCRKCRREGEKLFLKGARCHTHRCAVARREYPPGQHGQRRTKMSNFGLQLREKQKTKRIYGILEKQFRGYFEKAAKTKGVTGHILLQFLERRLDNVVYRMGFAASRKQARQIVNHAYTHVNGKRVNIPSFLIKKGDEVELCFKKKGEKLVRENIETSKVRAVPAWVSVEDQKVKGKVLRLPEREDIEFPINEQLIVELYSR
- the rplQ gene encoding 50S ribosomal protein L17 codes for the protein MRHGKSGKTFGRNSALRKATVRDIAKATLLKGRIQTTLVKAKESRKLVDKLITFGKKGTLAAKRNAYAILCNHRLVSKLFDEIAPLFKNRQGGYTRVIRLAKNRRGDNATVAILELTEKAEVISEKKEKPKGKGIKVEKDDHSKVEKTTSLKGAEKEKPAKKKAENSKPSDKVKEKSSTKVARGIKKIFRKDTEK
- the rpsK gene encoding 30S ribosomal protein S11, which produces MAKLPIKKKDKAKKKALKGVSSGAVHIKASFNNTIVAITDMQGNVIVSSSPGHVGFKGSKKSTPFAAQIAASNAAKKAKELGIETVEVYVKGPGAGRESAIRAVSAAGLKITIIRDVTPVPHNGCRPRKKRRV
- the rpsM gene encoding 30S ribosomal protein S13, whose amino-acid sequence is MPRILGVDLPKEKRIEAALPYLYGVGPKNCLKILEQAQIDKNRRAKDLTEEEVSRITLIIQKDYRIEGDLRRDVAQNIRRLIDIGSYRGLRHKRGLPARGQRTKTNARTRKGKKKVMMSMPSKK
- a CDS encoding DNA-directed RNA polymerase subunit alpha, encoding MGVKWRDFQMPKRLECDESSYTDTYGKFIAEPFERGYGVTLGNSLRRILLSSLEGSAVTSIRIDGVQHEFSTIPGVLESVVDIILNIKQLILRSHSKVAKTIYIKVDKKGEVRAKDIICDETVEVLNPELLILTLTQDVKFSMEMEVSRGRGYVPSDANKKADAAVGTIAVDSIFTPIVKVNFLVENTRVGQKTDYDKLILEIVTNGGVNPKEALLYGANILQRHLDVFVSYGQLPEEEEEEEEVSAEEKVLYEKLRLPISELELSVRSSNCLRESNIKTIADLVRRTESELLGFRNFGKKSLTEIGEILKAMGLDLGIKIDLKKLRQKD